The stretch of DNA CGCGTACAGCAGCCCGAGCGAGACCGGTGCCAGGAACCAGAGGTCACGCGGCGGGAACGCCGCGAACATCAGTCCACCCGATGCGGCGGCGCCGAGGGGGCGCCACGCCCACGCGGGCATCCTCACGCAGTCGGCCGCTCGTACACGGTGACCCCGCCGATCACCGTTCGCACGCATTCGGGCAGTCGTGCGCCCGGTGCGACGTCGGGCAGTGCGGGCACCCGCGAGCGCGGGTCGGTGGACCAGCGTTGCACACCCGCGTGCGAGGCCGCGACGACGAGGGCGTCGACGTCCCACACCGCGTAGTGTGCGGGTGCGCCGGGAACCAGGGTCCCGGTGAGACCGTCGTTGACTCCCCCGGCACGCCAGCCGCCGCGGGTGCAGGCCGCGAAGGCCGCGCGCGGCGAGACCGCGTTGGTCGGAGCGTGGTGGTGCACGGCGGCGCGGATGCTCGCCCACGGATCGATGTCGCACACCGGTGCGTCACTGGAGAAGGCCAGCGCGACACCGGCTCTGGCGAGTCCGGCGAAGTCGTTGAGGGTGGGTGCCCGATCGCCGAGTCGACGGATGTAGAGGGCGTCGTCGCCGCCCCACTCATCGTCGAAGAGGGGCTGCATGCTGGCCACTACTCCGCATCGCGCGAAGAGTTCGGCCTGTTCGGGGGTCACCATCTCGGCGTGTTCGAGGCGATGCGCGCAGCGCGCCAGCGCCGGGGTGCCGAGTTCGTCGGCCACGGTGGACATCGCCGCGGCGACTGCGGCGACGGCGCCGTCCCCGATCACGTGGAAACCGGCCTGCACGCCTGCCAGGGTCGTCGCCCGCAGGTGATTCGCGATGGTCTCCTCGTCGAGGTAGGCCACGCCGAACTCGCCGGGCGCGTCGGTGTACTCCTCGGTGAGCCACGCGGTGCGCGAACCGATGGCGCCGTCGACGAACAGGTCGCCGCCGATCGCATCGGCGCCCATGGCCGAGACCACCGCGCGCGCCTCCTCCAGCGTGCTGACCGGCTGCCCCCAGTAGCGGCGGACCATCACCGGGTGATCGAGATCGGCGATCGAGCGGAAGTCGTCGACCCCGCTGATGTCGGGTCCGCCGTTCTCGTGGACGGCCACCACGCCGCGGGAGGCGGCGTGGTCGAGCGCGCGCAGCTGGGCGCGGCGGCGCGCTTCCGGAGTGATCAGCGCGCGGGCCGCGGCGCGCACGCGATGGTGCGCGTCGGCGACGAGGGGACCCTGAGGGTCGAATCCGGTCGCGGCTTCGATGCCGTGGACCATCTCGCGCAGCGCGCTCGACGCCGCCGCCGAATGCTCGTCGATGCGCGACAGGTAGATCGGCCGACCGCCGGCGACCGTGTCGAGGTCGGCGGTCGACGGCGGCATGTCGTCGGCGTCGTTCTCACCGGCCCACGTCGAGGAGTCCCAGCCCAGACCCCAGACGATCTCGGCGTCGTGGTCGGCGACGTAGGCGGCCAGGCGTGCCAGGCAGTCGGTCCGGCTGGTGGCCTCACTCAGGTCCAGGCCGATCAGGCGCAGTCCGGTGTCGGTGAGGTGGACATGCGAGTCGACGAACGCCGGTGCGACGAAGCGTCCTTCTAGGTCGACGATCTCGGCGTCGGGATGCAGGGCCCG from Gordonia humi encodes:
- a CDS encoding amidohydrolase family protein — translated: MTTQLLLGGMVYSSPAVPDATALAITDGTVVWVGTDDVGRALHPDAEIVDLEGRFVAPAFVDSHVHLTDTGLRLIGLDLSEATSRTDCLARLAAYVADHDAEIVWGLGWDSSTWAGENDADDMPPSTADLDTVAGGRPIYLSRIDEHSAAASSALREMVHGIEAATGFDPQGPLVADAHHRVRAAARALITPEARRRAQLRALDHAASRGVVAVHENGGPDISGVDDFRSIADLDHPVMVRRYWGQPVSTLEEARAVVSAMGADAIGGDLFVDGAIGSRTAWLTEEYTDAPGEFGVAYLDEETIANHLRATTLAGVQAGFHVIGDGAVAAVAAAMSTVADELGTPALARCAHRLEHAEMVTPEQAELFARCGVVASMQPLFDDEWGGDDALYIRRLGDRAPTLNDFAGLARAGVALAFSSDAPVCDIDPWASIRAAVHHHAPTNAVSPRAAFAACTRGGWRAGGVNDGLTGTLVPGAPAHYAVWDVDALVVAASHAGVQRWSTDPRSRVPALPDVAPGARLPECVRTVIGGVTVYERPTA